A region of the Salvia splendens isolate huo1 chromosome 11, SspV2, whole genome shotgun sequence genome:
CTGAACGTGGCATCACAATCAAGTCCACTGGTATCTCATTGTACTATCAAATGAGTGATGAGTCCTTGAAGAGTTATAAGGGAGAACGCCACAAGAACGATTACCTTATCAATCTTATTGATTCACCTGGGCACGTTGATTTCTCTTCTGAAGTGACTGCTGCACTCCGTATCACTGATGGTGCTCTTGTGGTGGTGGACTGTGTTGAAGGTGTGTGCGTCCAGACTGAGACTGTCCTACGACAGGCACTTGGTGAAAGAATTAGGCCCGTCTTGACTGTTAACAAGATGGACAGATGTTTCCTGGAACTCCAAGTGGATGGAGAGGAAGCATATCAGACATTCCAGAGGGTTATTGAAAATGCCAATGTCATCATGGCCACATATGAGGATCCGTTGCTTGGTGATGTTCAGGTTTACCCAGAGAAAGGGACTGTTGCCTTTTCTGCTGGTCTGCACGGTTGGGCTTTTACTTTGACAAACTTTGCTAAGATGTACGCAGCCAAGTTTGGTGTTGATGAGTCCAAGATGATGGAAAGGCTTTGGGGAGAGAATTTCTTTGACCCAGCCACTAAGAAGTGGACCACCAAGCCTACTGGATCTGCCTCCTGCAAACGCGGTTTTGTTCAGTTCTGCTACGAACCCATCAAGCAGATCATCAATACGTGCATGAATGACCAGAAAGACAAGTTGTGGCCTATGTTGCAGAAGCTTGGCATAACGATGAAGTCTGAGGAGAAGGATTTGATGGGGAAAGCTCTGATGAAGCGTGTTATGCAGACATGGCTTCCTGCCAGCTCTGCTCTGCTGGAGATGATGATATTCCATCTCCCCTCACCAGCCACAGCTCAAAAGTATCGTGTTGAGAACCTGTACGAGGGACCACTAGATGATCAGTATGCAACTGCCATCAGGAACTGTGATCCTAATGGTCCTCTCATGCTCTACGTGTCTAAGATGATTCCAGCCTCTGACAAAGGTAGATTCTTTGCTTTCGGCCGTGTGTTTGCTGGGAAGGTCTCAACAGGTTTGAAGGTCCGAATCATGGGCCCGAACTACGTTCCTGGTGAGAAAAAGGACTTGTACACCAAGAGTGTTCAGAGGACTGTGATTTGGATGGGTAAGAAGCAGGAAACAGTCGAAGACGTGCCTTGTGGTAACACAGTTGCCTTGGTGGGTCTTGATCAGTTCATCACCAAGAATGCTACTCTGACGAACGAGAAAGAAGTTGATGCTCATCCAATCAAAGCCATGAAGTTCTCTGTCTCACCCGTTGTTCGTGTTGCCGTGCAGTGCAAGGTTGCATCCGACCTGCCAAAGCTTGTTGAAGGTTTGAAGCGTTTGGCGAAATCCGACCCCATGGTTGTCTGTACCATTGAGGAATCTGGTGAGCATATTGTTGCTGGGGCTGGAGAGCTGCATCTTGAGATCTGTTTGAAGGACTTGCAGGATGATTTTATGGGCGGTGCTGAGATTGTGAAATCTGATCCTGTTGTTTCCTTCCGTGAGACGGTCCTGGAGAGGTCGTGCCGTACAGTTATGAGCAAATCACCTAACAAGCACAACAGGCTGTACATGGAAGCAAGACCACTGGAAGAGGGTTTAGCTGAGGCCATCGATGATGGGCGCATTGGTCCAAGGGATGATCCCAAGATTCGGTCAAAGATCTTGGCAGAGGAATTTGGGTGGGACAAGGAGCTTGCTAAGAAAATTTGGTGCTTTGGTCCTGAAACGACTGGTCCCAACATGGTTGTGGATATGTGTAAGGGAGTGCAGTACCTGAATGAAATCAAGGACTCTGTTGTTGCTGGTTTCCAATGGGCATCTAAGGAAGGTGCATTGGCCGAAGAAAACATGCGAGGCATTTGCTACGAGGTTTGTGATGTGGTTCTTCACGCTGATGCTATTCACAGAGGTGGTGGGCAGGTTATTCCCACTGCAAGGAGGGTCATCTATGCCTCCCAGATTACAGCAAAGCCTCGGCTTTTGGAACCCGTGTACCTTGTCGAGATCCAGGCACCAGAGCAAGCTCTTGGTGGAATCTACAGTGTGCTGAATCAGAAGCGTGGTCATGTGTTCGAGGAAATGCAGAGGCCAGGCACTCCTCTCTACAACATTAAGGCGTACCTTCCAGTTATCGAATCCTTTGGTTTCTCAAGTACCCTGAGAGCTGCAACCTCTGGGCAGGCGTTCCCACAGTGCGTGTTTGATCACTGGGAGATGATGGCTTCGGATCCTCTTGAACCAGGTACCCAGGCTTCAACCCTCGTCACTGATATTCGCAAGAGGAAGGGTTTGAAGGAGAACATGACTCCTCTTTCCGAATTTGAGGACAGGCTTTGAGTTGCTGTGCTGTTAAATTTAGTGTTTGTTCGAACTTCATCACTCATGTGCGCTTTGTGGCTCCGTTACCTAATTTTGTTGCTATTGGTTTTTTACCCTTTTTTAATGTACTATGATGAACGAGTTGCGTCTGGATTTTGATATTGAGTGTTTTCTGTTTATGTGATACTATTGTCAAATTTTTACTCTCACCTCATTCCTTTGCTCTAATTCTTCAATGTGAATTTGTGATATACTAagttttttgttttcttcttttatATAGGTTATTACTGCACcttattcaattttattatcTACTTTTTAATTACTAAACTGGATTAAAACATGGTGGTATTTGAAAATCTTTAGGATCTTTTTTCAATCTCATATAGTATTACTCATTTCTGATATACTGTATttgctttagagcatccacaaccgtgctcttgccagcggcacggttgtgggcccgggcggtactattcatgcctgctctctggcaagagcacaatacccacaactgtgctcttccgcaaggacgagcacatttaatataaaattcaattaaacaaaaacatttccataatattaaaattcatttaaaaaccacaataaatattacaaattacaaataaaataaaaaattacataattaaaatcctaaaaattaaaaattacataattaaaatcctaaaaattaaaaattacataattaaactcctaaaaattaaaaaatacataattaaactcataaaaattgagatttagagagttgtttagtatagtgtcattttttgtgtttgaaatgagagtatttatagatgaaagtatgaattttggggtaaaaataatgaaaaaaaataaattaaaagtgtggaaaaaatggatatattttattaggaagtgagaaaatattttttttattaattttgaatttttcagattttttcgattttattaaaaaaataataataaaaaatgataaatcaacgggccaatcagaagctgccacgtcgccacctcgtgctcttgccgctggcacggacgtgctcttagctaagagcaccacCCTGCCAGCGGCAGGGCGCATTAACGGACGAGCtccgtccttgccagcggcaaggacggcgGTGAGCATgctgctcaccgctgcggatggtCTTAGTTTGTTctcttttgaaaaaattatatttttgacTGTCTTTGGAAAATATAAATCACGTGAACATGTCAAGGCAATTTTGTTTGAAACGTATTTAATATACTAGGTTACATAAAAGATTGCTTTCCTAATTCATAGTAAATGACTAAAATTAACACAAATTGTTCCAATTGACTGCACCCTATGAAAATATAATGTAAAGCGATTTTCCCAATATGAAAATTATCTTTATActacatttaaaaaatagaaattatagaaaattttatatttaataagaTAGAACTCATTCTTTACTAATAATATgtcaatcattttttttctatctttctcttactttatttcaagTTTCTATTTTCcaagtttctatttttgaaagACAGGATAGTAGTTTTCATTTCAATGTAAAGTGATTTTCCATCGAAACTAAGATATGGAAACTGTCAACACCAGATCCTCATACAATAACATAAATGTTGGAATATTCTACAAAAAAACCCAACAATAATCAAATCGTTTTAGCTCACTGTTAATCCAAAATTCAAACAAGAATAACAAGATGCTACTAATAGTACAACAAAACTTCATCTTTACTAGGACTTGGGCAGCTTGATGAAGAGCCTAGGTGCTAATCAGAAATGCAGAAACGTGGCTAACTCTCTCCAAATACTTGACTACTCATCGGTCAAAGAAATTAGGACCAGCTTGAGAGAGAAGTTCCTCACCGGCATCTCTACCCATCTTCACCATATCGTCAAAAGCATAAGGACCTCTTCTAGAGGTTTCAAGTACTGCATTGTAACAAAATAAGGATTTGTCATATGCCACTCAAAGAACCATCCCAGCACCATTTTAGGTATTGAGTTATATCTACAACATTTTTCAAGTACCTTTAATCCCATCGGGAGATGCCACCAGTCCTCTGAAAAGA
Encoded here:
- the LOC121753601 gene encoding elongation factor 2-like is translated as MVKFTADELRAIMDLKHNIRNMSVIAHVDHGKSTLTDSLVAAAGIIAQEVAGDVRMTDTRADEAERGITIKSTGISLYYQMSDESLKSYKGERHKNDYLINLIDSPGHVDFSSEVTAALRITDGALVVVDCVEGVCVQTETVLRQALGERIRPVLTVNKMDRCFLELQVDGEEAYQTFQRVIENANVIMATYEDPLLGDVQVYPEKGTVAFSAGLHGWAFTLTNFAKMYAAKFGVDESKMMERLWGENFFDPATKKWTTKPTGSASCKRGFVQFCYEPIKQIINTCMNDQKDKLWPMLQKLGITMKSEEKDLMGKALMKRVMQTWLPASSALLEMMIFHLPSPATAQKYRVENLYEGPLDDQYATAIRNCDPNGPLMLYVSKMIPASDKGRFFAFGRVFAGKVSTGLKVRIMGPNYVPGEKKDLYTKSVQRTVIWMGKKQETVEDVPCGNTVALVGLDQFITKNATLTNEKEVDAHPIKAMKFSVSPVVRVAVQCKVASDLPKLVEGLKRLAKSDPMVVCTIEESGEHIVAGAGELHLEICLKDLQDDFMGGAEIVKSDPVVSFRETVLERSCRTVMSKSPNKHNRLYMEARPLEEGLAEAIDDGRIGPRDDPKIRSKILAEEFGWDKELAKKIWCFGPETTGPNMVVDMCKGVQYLNEIKDSVVAGFQWASKEGALAEENMRGICYEVCDVVLHADAIHRGGGQVIPTARRVIYASQITAKPRLLEPVYLVEIQAPEQALGGIYSVLNQKRGHVFEEMQRPGTPLYNIKAYLPVIESFGFSSTLRAATSGQAFPQCVFDHWEMMASDPLEPGTQASTLVTDIRKRKGLKENMTPLSEFEDRL